The Streptomyces sp. DG1A-41 genomic sequence AGTGAGGCCAGGACGGACAGCAGCCGGTCGATCTCCTCAACGGTGTTGTACACATGCAGACTCACCCGGACCGAACCGGTCTTCTCGCCCGCGTCGCCCTGGCAGTGGTTGTCCGAGCGGACCATGAAACCGTGGCTGAAGAGGATGAAGCCCAGATCGCCCGAGTCGATGGCGCGGTGCCGCAGGGTGACGATGCCCTGGCGCCGCTGCACGGCCGAGTCGGCGGCCAGGCTCAGTGGGCAGCCGAGGATCTCGTAGGCGTCCAGATGCCGCAGCCCCTCGGTGAGCCGGGCCGCCAGGGCGACCGTCCAGCGCTCGACGCGCTCCACACCGGCGGCGTCCAGCCAGTCCAGGGCCGCTTCGAGCGAGGCGATGCCCACGGTGTTCGGGGTGCCGCTCCACCCGCCGGGCGTGAACGCCGGGCCGCGTGCCTGCCGGGCCCACACCGCCCCCGTGCCGGGCAGCGCCAGCGCCTTGTGCCCGGAGAAGACGACGAAGTCGACGTCCAGCTCGGCCACGGACACCGGCAGATGCCCGACGCTCTGCGCCGCGTCCAGACAGATGACGGCGTCCGGGCCGACCGCCCGGCGGATGCGCTGCACGTTCATGTCGCCGCCGTAGACATGGTGCACATGGGTGGTGGCGACGAACCGGGTGCGCGGCCCGGCCCGTTCGGCCAGCGCGCGGTGGTCGTAGTCCCCGGAACCGCTCTGGTACGGCATCGGCACCACCCGGACGCGCACGCCCTCGCGGGCGAGTAGCCGCTGGGTCTCCCACCAGGGCTCGATGTTGGCCTGGTGGTCGGCGTCCGGTACCACGATCTCGTCGCCGTCGCGCAGGAACACCGGCAGCCAGTCGCGGGCGATCGTGCGCAGCCCCTCGGTCGTGCCGCCCGTGAAGTGGACGGCGGAGCGCTCGGGCTGGTCGTCCCCGAGGAACCGGGCCACGCGCTCGCGGGTGCGCTCGACCAGCTCCGTGGTCCGGTTGGCCCAGGTGTAGGTGCCCCGTGCCGCGTTGGCGTTGCTCGTGGTGAGGTACGTCTGCACGGCGTCCAGGACGGCCTGCGGCTTCTGCGCCGTCGCCGCGCTGTCCAGGTACGCCAGCTCCGGGTGCCCGGTGACGATGGGGAACTGGGCGCGCAGCGCCTGCTGCCACTGGCGCAGATCATCACGGATCGCGGGTGCGGTCATGGCGGTCAGTCCCGCACCAGGGGCGCGCCCGCGTCCCGCCAGGCGATGATGCCGCCGGCCAGGCTGCGCACGTCGGGATGGCCCATCCGGGTCAGCAGCGCCGCGTACCGGGCGGACTGCTCGCCCACCGGGCATGCCAGGAGCACCGGCCGGCTCCGGCTGAACGGCAGGCCGCCCTGGAGGAGTTCGGCGAACAGCTCGTCGACGATGTTGACCGACCCGTCGATGTGCAGCGCCGCGTACGCGAAGGGGCTGCGCAGGTCGACCACCAGCGGCCCCTCGGTACCGATCCACCGCCGCGCCTCGGCCACCGTGACCGACGGCGCCCCGCCGACCTCCGCGTCGGTCAGGTCGGCCGGCGAGTTCTTCCGGGGCGGCCGGCCCAGCAGGTCGGGCCGCCGCTGCCGGACGTAGCTCAGATAGCTCTCCACGCGGTCGCAGACGATGAACACCGCTGTCCGCCGCTCGGTCAACTCCTCGTCGACGACGCGCAGATGACGGATGGCTCCGTGGTAGGCGGCGCCGCCGGTGGGCCCGCCCAGGATGCCGCAGCGGCGGTTCAGGGTCAGCATCCCCTCGATCGCCTCGTCGGCGCTCACCGACTCGATCGTGTCGTACGTCTCCGGGTCGAACAGGCCGACCTCCTGCACCTCGTCGATGGTGCGGATCCCGGGGATGAAGTCGGACTTGGCCGCGACCAGCCCGACCACCCGCACCGAGGGGTCCTCCTCCCGCAACGCGCGGGCCACGCCCGTGGAGGAACCGGCCGTGCCCACACAGGCGACGAACCAGTCCGGCACCCGGCCGTCCAGGTCCTTGACGATCTCCGGGCCGGTGCCGGTGAGATGCGCCTCGGTGTTGCGCGGGTTGAAGTACTGGTCGGTGTGGAGATAGGAGCTGCCGGAGGCCGACAGCGTGCGATGGAAGAGGGTCAGCGGGTCGTCCGTCGCGGTCGGGTCCAGACACTCGCTCTGCCCCGGCAGTTCCTCGATCTCCGCGCCGAGCAGCAGCAGAAGGTCCTTGATCTCCGGCACCCGCATCCGGTTGGTGACGCTCTTGAAGCCCAGGCCGTGCATGCCCGCGACGACCGCCAGCGCCTTCGCCGTGTTGCCGCTGGACAACTCCACGACCTGGCTGCCGTGTTCGACCGCCTCGGCCAGCAGCGGGCGCGCCATGTTCCAGGCCGCCCGGTCCTTGACCGAGCCGAAGGGGTTGAGCATCTCCAGCTTGGCGTACAGGTCGATGTTGCGCAGGCCGTGCACGGCCGGATCGATCCGCACCAGAGGGGTGTTGCCTATCGCCTCGGTGATGCTGTCGTACCTCACTGGACTCCCCCCGAGGGCGTGATCGGCCAGAACTGCTCGTCGAGACACCAGCGCCAGGCGTCGCCGTCCTGCCAGGCGGCGACCTTGCGGGCGACGGGCTGGTGCTGGGCGCGGGTGGCGTGGAAGTCCATGGCGTAACCGGCGGTGTTGGCGAAGGCCAGCAGGTCGCCGGGGACCGGACGGCGCGGCAGGAAGACCGTGCGCCGGGTGATCAGGTCGGTCTCCAGGCACAGGCCGCCGAAGAGGTGGACGGCGACGGGCCCCTCGCCCGGCCCGGCTCCGCTTCTGGGGATGACGACCGGGTCCATCAGCACTCCGTGGTCTTCCAGGGCGATGTCGTCCGCCTTCGCGGCCAGCCGCACGAGCAGTGCGCCGCCCGCCTCCTGGGAGCGGACCTCCAGCACCCTCGCGAGCGTCAGCCCGCACTGGTCCAGTAGCGCCCGGCCGGGCTCGCTGTGCAGGTCGTACAGGTGCTCCAGCAGCAGCGCGGCCAGCGGGCGGCCGCCGAGGGAGGCGGCGGGCTGGGCCAGCAGCTCGTCCAGATAGGCCGCGCCGGCGACGGACCGGTGGGCGGGGTAGAGGCCGAGCACGCCGCGCACGGTGCCGGACTCGCCCCGCAGCCCGTAGCCGTGTCCGCCCCACGTCAGGGGCGGGCGGCGGCCCAGGACGGCGGCCGTGAGCGCGGTCGTGTACGCCTCCCACTGCTCCCGCTCGGCGAGGTAACTGACGCCGAACCCGCCGCCGATGTCCACGGCCCGGGGCCGCAGCCCCCGGGCCCGGCACGCCTCCAGGGCCGCCAGGGACCCTTCGAGGGCGGTCGCCTTCTCCGCGACGCTCGTCGTGTCCAGGTGGTAGGCCACCCCCGTCAGCTCGACCGCGTCGCCGTGCCGCTCGACCGCCTCCAGCAGGGGATCCAACTCCCCTACGGGCGTGCCGAACCGGCTGCGCCGGCTCAGCACCTTCACCCCCGACGTCTCGAACCCCGACAGCCGCAGCAGCACCCGCACCGGGGCGAGGGCGTGCCCCCGTACCAGCGCGGCGAGCTGGTCCAGCTCGGCGACTCCGTCGACGCCGACCGTGACGCCCGTACGGGCCGCGAGCCACAGGAACTCGGGGTTCTTCGGCCCCGTGGCCGTGATCCGGTCGGCGGTGAAACCGGCCCCCAGCGCGTGCTGCAACTCGCCCAGCGACGCGACGTCCACGCCCGCGTCCGTGGCGGCGAGCCGGCGCAGCAGCGCGCTGGACCGGTTCGCCTTGTGGGCGTAGTAGACCTGGCCGGACAGGTGGTGCCTGCGGTACACGGACCGGAACCGCTCCAGGTTCTCGGCGATCTGGTCCGGCACCACCACGTGCAGGGGCGAGCCGAGCGCGTCGGTGAGCGAGTGCAGCGTCCCGGTCGCCGCCAGGAGCGACCCGAGCCGTGCCTCCAGCCGGGGTTCGAGATACAAGGGCCCGCCGTCCATGCGCCCTCCCTCCCCTGAAGCGGCCGCGCCCGGCATCCGGGCACGTCCGACTCTCCCCGCGTTTCGCCGTATAGCCCATATCCATTCTTCGGTCGCTTTACGCCCTGTAAGGCCCAGGCCCGTCTTCGCGCCGGTGTGAAGTGGATCACGGTCGGGCTGTGCGGCGCGCGCCCGGCGCGGGGCCGCGGCATCCGTCGTCCGGCCGAGTCTTCGCAGGTCGGACCGGCGTGTCCTGGCCGTTCGGCCGAGGCGGCGGCCCTGCGCCGCGACGCAGAGTGGGCTGCGGCCCGCCGTCCCCGCCGGCGAGTG encodes the following:
- a CDS encoding pyridoxal-phosphate dependent enzyme — translated: MRYDSITEAIGNTPLVRIDPAVHGLRNIDLYAKLEMLNPFGSVKDRAAWNMARPLLAEAVEHGSQVVELSSGNTAKALAVVAGMHGLGFKSVTNRMRVPEIKDLLLLLGAEIEELPGQSECLDPTATDDPLTLFHRTLSASGSSYLHTDQYFNPRNTEAHLTGTGPEIVKDLDGRVPDWFVACVGTAGSSTGVARALREEDPSVRVVGLVAAKSDFIPGIRTIDEVQEVGLFDPETYDTIESVSADEAIEGMLTLNRRCGILGGPTGGAAYHGAIRHLRVVDEELTERRTAVFIVCDRVESYLSYVRQRRPDLLGRPPRKNSPADLTDAEVGGAPSVTVAEARRWIGTEGPLVVDLRSPFAYAALHIDGSVNIVDELFAELLQGGLPFSRSRPVLLACPVGEQSARYAALLTRMGHPDVRSLAGGIIAWRDAGAPLVRD
- a CDS encoding aminotransferase class V-fold PLP-dependent enzyme, which translates into the protein MTAPAIRDDLRQWQQALRAQFPIVTGHPELAYLDSAATAQKPQAVLDAVQTYLTTSNANAARGTYTWANRTTELVERTRERVARFLGDDQPERSAVHFTGGTTEGLRTIARDWLPVFLRDGDEIVVPDADHQANIEPWWETQRLLAREGVRVRVVPMPYQSGSGDYDHRALAERAGPRTRFVATTHVHHVYGGDMNVQRIRRAVGPDAVICLDAAQSVGHLPVSVAELDVDFVVFSGHKALALPGTGAVWARQARGPAFTPGGWSGTPNTVGIASLEAALDWLDAAGVERVERWTVALAARLTEGLRHLDAYEILGCPLSLAADSAVQRRQGIVTLRHRAIDSGDLGFILFSHGFMVRSDNHCQGDAGEKTGSVRVSLHVYNTVEEIDRLLSVLASLQ
- a CDS encoding Y4yA family PLP-dependent enzyme yields the protein MDGGPLYLEPRLEARLGSLLAATGTLHSLTDALGSPLHVVVPDQIAENLERFRSVYRRHHLSGQVYYAHKANRSSALLRRLAATDAGVDVASLGELQHALGAGFTADRITATGPKNPEFLWLAARTGVTVGVDGVAELDQLAALVRGHALAPVRVLLRLSGFETSGVKVLSRRSRFGTPVGELDPLLEAVERHGDAVELTGVAYHLDTTSVAEKATALEGSLAALEACRARGLRPRAVDIGGGFGVSYLAEREQWEAYTTALTAAVLGRRPPLTWGGHGYGLRGESGTVRGVLGLYPAHRSVAGAAYLDELLAQPAASLGGRPLAALLLEHLYDLHSEPGRALLDQCGLTLARVLEVRSQEAGGALLVRLAAKADDIALEDHGVLMDPVVIPRSGAGPGEGPVAVHLFGGLCLETDLITRRTVFLPRRPVPGDLLAFANTAGYAMDFHATRAQHQPVARKVAAWQDGDAWRWCLDEQFWPITPSGGVQ